A genomic region of Elaeis guineensis isolate ETL-2024a chromosome 9, EG11, whole genome shotgun sequence contains the following coding sequences:
- the LOC105051512 gene encoding FRIGIDA-like protein 3 has product MPYGRIDSSRPLPGFSAMADTQSVATLIDFTTSKLQQLQQAFSELESHSAISLNLKWKELEEHFHGLEKSLKNRFHELEDQEKDYVTKVAEAQEMLEKQEAVVVAKELTLLDRLQEKRDSALSTIFEKQKSAPSEPIINGMSSGVPDSVVEENLDVKIAKSCTEDVNPGENGNADAKPHSELMKLCEEMDAEGLQKFISDNRKNLSSIREEIPSALRSATNPFSLVLDSLKDFYTGEILGLDGKKDGNLLGLRRTCLMLMESLEQLQADSVLDSLSDNQMLTSEIREQAKVIATEWKPKLDDLDIDASSGNSLEAHAFLQLLATFGIASEFDRDEICKLIPAVTRRRQAVDLCRSLGLSHKMPGVIEVLLNSGRQIEAVNLAYAFELTEQYAPVPLLKAYLKEARKVSQIKAGNMSPGGQNETNERELSALKAIMKCIEEHKLEEQYPTDPLQKRILQLEKAKADKRRAAEAAKPQSKRPRANGTTYAPRVTSIPDKSFYRAPPERYPYPYDRQYVYPAETHHPALMGSAPYTISPTHTTYYGNGYQVQYQAAYLH; this is encoded by the exons ATGCCCTACGGGCGGATCGATTCCTCTCGTCCACTCCCT GGATTTTCTGCCATGGCTGATACACAGTCTGTTGCTACACTCATCGATTTTACAACATCGAAATTACAGCAACTGCAGCAGGCTTTTTCTGAACTTGAAAGCCATAGTGCCATATCTTTGAATTTGAAATGGAAAGAGCTTGAAGAACACTTTCATGGGCTTGAGAAGTCTCTAAAGAATAGATTTCATGAGTTGGAAGACCAGGAAAAGGACTATGTCACTAAGGTCGCAGAGGCCCAAGAGATGCTGGAGAAGCAGGAAGCAGTGGTTGTGGCCAAGGAACTTACTTTGTTGGACCGGTTGCAGGAGAAAAGAGATTCTGCCTTGTCTACTATATTTGAGAAGCAAAAATCTGCTCCTTCAGAGCCCATCATTAATGGCATGAGTAGTGGTGTGCCTGATTCTGTTGTTGAAGAAAATTTAGATGTTAAGATTGCCAAATCTTGCACTGAAGATGTGAATCCTGGTGAAAATGGCAATGCAGATGCCAAGCCTCATTCTGAGTTAATGAAATTATGTGAAGAAATGGATGCAGAAGGACTCCAAAAGTTCATTTCAGATAATCGTAAGAACCTCAGTTCCATACGTGAGGAAATCCCAAGTGCATTACGAAGTGCAACCAACCCCTTCAGTCTGGTTTTGGATTCCCTGAAAGATTTCTACACTGGAGAGATTTTAGGATTAGATGGGAAGAAGGATGGGAACCTTTTGGGCCTACGTAGGACTTGTCTCATGCTAATGGAGTCTCTTGAGCAACTGCAGGCAGATTCTGTATTGGATTCCCTATCTGATAATCAAATGCTGACATCAGAAATTAGAGAACAAGCAAAGGTGATTGCTACAGAATGGAAACCAAAGTTGGATGATCTTGACATTGATGCAAGCAGTGGGAACTCATTGGAAGCTCACGCATTTCTCCAGCTTTTGGCTACTTTTGGAATTGCTTCTGAATTTGATCGAGATGAAATATGCAAACTGATTCCAGCAGTCACACGGCGCCGTCAAGCGGTTGATCTATGTCGTTCACTTGGGTTGTCACATAAAATGCCAG GTGTGATTGAAGTGCTTCTGAATAGTGGAAGGCAAATTGAGGCTGTTAATCTGGCATATGCATTTGAGCTAACAGAGCAGTATGCACCTGTGCCATTACTGAAAGCATACTTGAAGGAAGCAAGGAAGGTGTCACAAATCAAAGCTGGAAATATGTCTCCTGGTGGACAG AATGAAACAAATGAACGTGAGCTGTCTGCCCTTAAAGCTATCATGAAGTGTATTGAGGAGCACAAGCTTGAGGAGCAATACCCAACTGATCCACTTCAGAAAAGAATCCTCCAGCTAGAGAAGGCCAAGGCTGACAAGAGGAGAGCTGCTGAAGCTGCAAAGCCACAGTCGAAGAGGCCCCGCGCCAATGGCACTACTTATGCTCCTCGTGTGACCAGCATTCCAGACAAAAGCTTCTATCGTGCACCCCCTGAGAGATACCCGTATCCATATGACAGGCAGTATGTGTATCCAGCTGAAACCCATCATCCTGCACTAATGGGTTCAGCTCCCTATACCATATCTCCGACCCATACAACGTACTATGGGAATGGCTACCAGGTCCAGTACCAAGCCGCTTATTTACACTAA